The following are from one region of the Qipengyuania flava genome:
- a CDS encoding sigma-70 family RNA polymerase sigma factor, with translation MRAASAEAREKLKAAMRRLAGGDRAALEEVYRATSAKLFGICYRILGDEKEAEDALQDVYLTLWRRADRYDPERASPISWLATFARNRAVDRLRTGKVRRGAVPEDEAAPIPDSAPLADTMMIDEERSARVHTCLETLDETPREAIRTAFFEGRTYAELAERMDVPLGTMKSWIRRGLAKLKGCMEAGE, from the coding sequence ATGCGCGCCGCTTCCGCCGAAGCCCGCGAAAAGCTCAAGGCGGCCATGCGCCGGCTGGCAGGCGGCGACCGCGCGGCGCTCGAAGAGGTTTACCGTGCAACCTCGGCGAAACTATTCGGCATCTGCTACCGTATCTTGGGGGACGAGAAAGAAGCCGAGGACGCATTGCAGGACGTCTACCTTACCTTGTGGCGCCGTGCCGACCGCTACGACCCCGAGCGGGCGAGCCCGATTTCGTGGCTGGCGACCTTTGCCCGCAACCGCGCGGTCGACCGGCTGCGCACGGGCAAGGTGCGCCGCGGCGCCGTGCCGGAGGATGAAGCCGCCCCCATTCCCGACAGCGCGCCGCTCGCCGACACGATGATGATCGACGAGGAACGCAGCGCGCGCGTGCACACTTGCCTTGAAACGCTCGACGAGACCCCGCGCGAGGCGATCCGCACCGCCTTCTTCGAAGGGCGCACCTATGCCGAGTTGGCAGAGCGCATGGACGTGCCCCTGGGGACGATGAAAAGCTGGATCCGCCGCGGGCTTGCCAAGCTCAAAGGGTGTATGGAGGCGGGCGAATGA
- a CDS encoding fasciclin domain-containing protein: MSISTKFKAAALASFAAMGTFALATGAPAIAHDHGMKAAKSQPNIVETAVGTGVHDTLVAAVKAADLVDTLSSPGPFTVFAPTDDAFAALPDGTVSTLLKPENKGTLTNVLTYHVVSGRVPAAALTQAIRQSGGTYEFQTVAGETLSAAFDGHTIVVTDNAGRTTKVVQADVKTTNGVIHVTDGVFLPG, encoded by the coding sequence ATGTCGATTTCCACCAAGTTCAAAGCCGCAGCCCTCGCTTCGTTTGCGGCCATGGGCACCTTCGCCCTTGCGACCGGAGCCCCGGCTATCGCTCACGACCATGGTATGAAGGCGGCCAAGAGCCAGCCCAACATCGTCGAAACCGCTGTCGGCACTGGCGTCCACGACACGCTCGTGGCTGCCGTGAAGGCGGCGGACCTCGTGGACACGCTGTCTTCGCCGGGCCCGTTCACCGTCTTTGCCCCGACCGATGATGCCTTTGCGGCCCTGCCGGATGGCACGGTTTCGACGCTGCTGAAGCCGGAGAACAAGGGCACTCTGACCAATGTCCTCACTTACCATGTCGTCTCGGGCCGCGTGCCGGCCGCAGCGCTGACGCAGGCGATCCGCCAGTCGGGCGGTACCTACGAATTCCAGACGGTCGCGGGTGAAACGCTGAGCGCGGCCTTCGATGGCCACACCATCGTCGTGACCGACAATGCCGGTCGCACCACCAAGGTTGTCCAGGCCGATGTGAAGACCACCAACGGCGTGATCCATGTCACGGACGGGGTTTTCCTGCCCGGTTGA
- a CDS encoding anti-sigma factor: protein MTAEQTLAAEYALGLLEGEELLAARAREASDPAFAAQVTQWQERLAPLADAVDPRTPRAEVWRRIEAELADDGGSAEVISLRRSLRRWQWAGGLSAAAAVALAFLALPQLGGPTDPDAPQVANAGQNLPLLAANMPIEGTPLSLDFTYLPEDDSLLVGAVGLSADGVHDHEIWFVPAEGDLVSLGIVTPGKVVAHTVPADVARALESGSQLVLTREPLGGKPADADAGPVVAEARFTTI from the coding sequence ATGACGGCTGAGCAGACCCTTGCCGCGGAATACGCACTCGGCCTCCTCGAAGGCGAGGAACTGCTTGCCGCGCGCGCCCGCGAAGCGAGCGATCCCGCGTTTGCCGCGCAGGTGACCCAGTGGCAGGAGCGGCTGGCCCCGCTGGCCGATGCGGTCGATCCGCGAACGCCCCGCGCCGAAGTCTGGCGGCGGATCGAGGCCGAGCTCGCCGATGATGGCGGAAGCGCCGAGGTGATATCGCTGCGCCGCAGCCTGCGCCGCTGGCAATGGGCCGGCGGATTGAGTGCCGCAGCCGCGGTTGCGCTGGCCTTCCTCGCCCTGCCCCAGCTGGGCGGGCCGACTGACCCCGATGCGCCCCAGGTGGCAAACGCCGGCCAGAACCTGCCGCTGCTTGCTGCGAACATGCCTATCGAAGGCACGCCGCTCAGCCTCGACTTCACCTATCTTCCCGAAGACGACAGCCTGCTGGTCGGCGCGGTCGGCCTTTCCGCTGATGGCGTACACGACCATGAGATCTGGTTTGTCCCGGCAGAGGGCGACCTTGTGTCGCTTGGCATCGTCACGCCGGGCAAGGTCGTCGCGCATACCGTACCCGCCGATGTCGCCCGCGCGCTCGAAAGCGGATCCCAGCTGGTGCTGACGCGCGAGCCTCTGGGCGGCAAGCCGGCCGATGCCGACGCAGGCCCGGTGGTCGCAGAAGCCCGGTTTACAACGATTTAG